A genome region from Nocardia sp. NBC_01730 includes the following:
- the mftG gene encoding mycofactocin dehydrogenase MftG has protein sequence MADTLIVGGGTAGCVLAARLSADPGHTVRLLEAGRLWTTPGDIPDELLDATTMPIGPHSPWLWRYEVTLAADPPVVGNIVRGRVIGGSGSINGGYFVRATVADFDAWTRAVGASAAWSFDDVLPMYRRTEHDLDFGDQPWHGRSGPIPVRRTANPAALSEAFVTACLAAGFAGVPDLNAPEGGEGVGAVPCSVAQGRRIGAAPGYLLPALACPNLTVSGGTHVTRIRFDGTRAIGVDCLRAGRTYTEWADRIVVSAGAIESAALLLRSGIGDPGLLRALGIPVVHPSQVGAWFSDHPEIGIDYLLESDEQATIPLEFVLELDDVEIRPYAVSFTPGVRRLGVALMRPRSTGVLRLRSADPAVAPLIDHRYLAAEHDRARLGAAVSTAAELLRWMNAHPLVEPIPARADLATAWLRANLATSQHLSGTCRMGRENDEAAVVDAACRVHGVTGLFVVDLSVVPVPLSRGPQATTMMIAEKAAAYLTL, from the coding sequence ATGGCCGACACACTCATCGTCGGGGGTGGTACCGCCGGGTGCGTGCTGGCGGCGCGGCTGAGTGCGGACCCGGGCCACACGGTGCGACTGCTCGAGGCGGGCCGGCTGTGGACCACCCCCGGTGACATTCCCGACGAGCTGCTCGACGCGACCACCATGCCGATCGGCCCGCACTCGCCGTGGCTGTGGCGCTACGAGGTCACGCTCGCCGCCGACCCGCCGGTGGTCGGAAACATCGTGCGCGGCCGGGTGATCGGCGGCTCGGGATCGATCAACGGCGGCTACTTCGTCCGTGCCACCGTGGCGGATTTCGATGCGTGGACCCGTGCGGTGGGTGCGTCGGCGGCGTGGTCGTTCGACGATGTGCTGCCGATGTACCGCCGCACCGAGCACGATCTGGACTTCGGCGATCAGCCGTGGCACGGCCGCTCCGGTCCGATTCCGGTGCGCCGCACGGCGAATCCCGCCGCCCTCAGCGAAGCGTTCGTGACGGCGTGCCTGGCCGCCGGATTCGCGGGGGTCCCTGATCTCAACGCACCGGAGGGTGGCGAAGGTGTCGGCGCGGTGCCGTGCAGTGTCGCCCAGGGGAGGCGGATCGGCGCGGCACCGGGCTATCTGCTTCCCGCGTTGGCCTGCCCCAACTTGACGGTCAGCGGGGGAACGCATGTCACCCGCATCCGTTTCGACGGGACGCGCGCGATCGGCGTGGACTGCCTGCGTGCGGGCCGGACCTACACCGAATGGGCGGACCGCATTGTGGTCAGCGCCGGGGCGATCGAGTCGGCCGCGTTGTTGCTGCGCTCCGGCATCGGTGACCCTGGCCTGCTTCGCGCACTGGGTATTCCGGTGGTGCACCCCAGCCAGGTCGGCGCCTGGTTCAGTGATCATCCGGAGATCGGGATCGACTATCTGCTTGAGTCGGACGAACAGGCCACCATCCCGTTGGAATTCGTGCTCGAGCTCGACGACGTCGAAATCCGGCCCTACGCCGTGTCGTTCACGCCGGGTGTGCGCCGGCTCGGCGTCGCGCTGATGCGTCCTCGCTCGACCGGCGTGCTCCGGCTGCGCTCGGCCGACCCCGCTGTCGCTCCGCTGATCGACCATCGGTATCTCGCCGCGGAACACGATCGGGCCCGGTTGGGTGCCGCGGTGTCGACCGCCGCCGAACTGCTGCGGTGGATGAACGCGCACCCGCTCGTCGAGCCGATTCCGGCGCGTGCTGATCTCGCCACCGCCTGGCTACGCGCAAATCTGGCAACGTCGCAACACTTGTCCGGGACCTGTCGAATGGGACGTGAAAACGACGAAGCAGCGGTGGTGGACGCGGCGTGCCGAGTGCACGGGGTGACCGGATTGTTCGTTGTGGATCTCTCCGTCGTGCCCGTACCGCTGAGTCGTGGACCGCAGGCTACGACGATGATGATCGCGGAAAAGGCCGCTGCGTACCTCACCTTGTGA
- the mftF gene encoding mycofactocin biosynthesis glycosyltransferase MftF (Members of this protein family, MftF, are glycosyltransferases, members of PF00535 (glycosyl transferase family 2). The encoding gene is found as part of the mycofactocin cassette, in Mycobacterium tuberculosis, many other Actinobacteria, and occasional members of other lineages. Mycofactocin itself, a putative redox carrier, is a heavily modified derivative of the C-terminal Val-Tyr dipeptide of the mycofactocin precursor MftA (TIGR03969).) → MRHDRLPDGFGVRIDPRVRAYSGGRVLIGGSPARLLRLAPEAAEMIGDGYLEVNGPKSAVVARRLLDSGVANPRPRLLPSPDDVTIIVPLHNNSEGLVRLLAALRGHNVVVVDDGSDRPVRIPSNRGTRCRVTVLRHDRRQGPAAARNAGLRAATTDFVAFLDSDVVPRSGWLEVMLGHFSDPEVALVAPRIVALDPESNALARYEHTRSSLDLGRREAAVQSRGLVSYVPSAALLVRRRALLAQGGFDESMHVAEDVDLCWRLERAGCRLRYEPAAHVAHDHRVSFRAWFGRKMFYGTGAAPLGERHAGTISPLSVPSWTVLAALLFATLTKWGLFGGIITLITALARLRRVFTELDNPTRIAAIYLSRGFFAGIWRLASAMCRHYWPVTLLAMLMSRRVRRIALTMAVADGLADWFTHRDAGGLDPVRYIAYKRLDDIAYGAGLWLGAFRARSIEALKPTTPPR, encoded by the coding sequence ATGCGCCATGATCGCCTGCCCGATGGATTCGGGGTGCGGATCGATCCTCGGGTGCGCGCATACTCGGGTGGGCGGGTCCTGATCGGCGGATCGCCCGCTCGGTTGCTGCGGCTTGCCCCGGAGGCTGCCGAGATGATCGGCGACGGGTATCTCGAGGTGAACGGTCCGAAATCTGCGGTTGTTGCCCGACGGCTGCTCGACTCCGGGGTGGCCAATCCCCGTCCCCGGCTGCTGCCCTCGCCGGACGATGTCACCATTATCGTGCCGCTGCACAACAACAGCGAGGGGTTGGTCAGGCTGCTGGCCGCGCTGCGCGGGCACAACGTCGTCGTGGTCGACGACGGTTCAGACCGGCCGGTCCGTATCCCGTCCAACCGTGGCACCCGCTGCCGGGTGACGGTGCTGCGGCACGACCGCAGGCAGGGCCCCGCCGCCGCGCGCAACGCCGGGTTGCGAGCGGCGACAACCGACTTCGTCGCGTTCTTGGACTCCGACGTGGTGCCGCGCAGCGGCTGGCTCGAGGTGATGCTCGGCCACTTCAGCGACCCCGAGGTGGCGCTGGTCGCCCCGCGGATCGTCGCGCTGGACCCGGAGTCCAACGCGCTGGCGCGCTATGAGCACACCCGTTCCTCGCTCGACCTCGGCAGGCGGGAGGCGGCCGTGCAGTCGCGCGGGCTGGTGTCCTACGTGCCGAGCGCGGCGCTGCTGGTGCGCCGCAGGGCGCTGCTGGCCCAGGGCGGCTTCGACGAGTCGATGCACGTCGCCGAGGACGTGGACCTGTGCTGGCGGCTGGAGCGGGCGGGCTGCCGGCTGCGCTACGAACCCGCCGCACACGTGGCGCACGATCACCGGGTCTCCTTCCGTGCCTGGTTCGGTCGAAAGATGTTCTATGGCACCGGCGCCGCGCCGCTGGGCGAGCGGCACGCAGGAACGATCTCACCACTGTCGGTGCCGTCCTGGACGGTGCTCGCCGCGCTCCTGTTCGCCACGCTGACGAAGTGGGGACTGTTCGGTGGGATCATCACCCTGATCACCGCGCTGGCTCGACTGCGCCGCGTCTTCACCGAGTTGGACAACCCGACCCGGATCGCCGCGATCTATCTGTCCCGCGGCTTCTTCGCCGGTATCTGGCGGCTCGCCTCGGCCATGTGCCGCCACTATTGGCCGGTCACGCTGCTGGCCATGCTCATGTCGCGGCGGGTTCGGCGTATCGCGCTGACCATGGCTGTCGCGGATGGCCTCGCCGACTGGTTCACCCATCGCGACGCCGGTGGCCTCGACCCCGTGCGGTATATCGCCTACAAGCGGCTCGACGACATCGCCTACGGCGCCGGGTTGTGGCTCGGCGCCTTCCGTGCGCGCAGTATCGAAGCGCTGAAACCCACGACGCCGCCGCGCTGA
- the mftC gene encoding mycofactocin radical SAM maturase (MftC is a radical SAM/SPASM enzyme that catalyzes the first two steps in biosynthesis of the electron carrier mycofactocin from the terminal Val-Tyr dipeptide of the precursor peptide MftA.) has protein sequence MVSSSDGAVRLVDRFESGLAAPICLTWELTYACNLSCVHCLSSSGRRDPRELSTEQCKALIDEFERMQVFYVNIGGGEPTVRPDFWELVDYATAHHVGVKFSTNGVRITPEVAARLAASDYVDVQVSLDGADAAVNDAVRGPGSYDMAIRALENLAAAGFRDAKLSVVATRHNIGQLDEFRAIAERYGATLRLTRLRPSGRGADVWDELHPTPEQQRVLYDWLLRSGAGVLTGDSFFHLSAFGQALPGLNMCGAGRVVCLVDPVGDVYACPFAIHDRFHAGNVVADGGFGAVWRSSELFAELREPSGGGACASCSHYDACRGGCMAAKFFTGLPADGPDPECVQGYGEAALADTGRMIPRSSVDHSRRTAPRAGARGTGPIPLTLSATRPAGFSPERRPVRACDESPLA, from the coding sequence GTGGTCTCGTCGTCGGACGGGGCCGTGCGGCTGGTGGACCGCTTCGAATCCGGTCTGGCCGCGCCGATCTGCCTCACCTGGGAGCTCACTTACGCCTGCAATCTGTCCTGCGTGCACTGTCTGTCTTCCTCTGGCCGCAGGGACCCGCGCGAACTGAGCACCGAGCAGTGCAAGGCGCTGATCGACGAGTTCGAGCGGATGCAGGTGTTCTACGTCAACATCGGCGGCGGCGAACCCACGGTGCGCCCGGATTTCTGGGAGCTGGTCGACTACGCGACCGCGCACCATGTGGGAGTGAAGTTCTCCACCAACGGCGTGCGGATCACGCCCGAGGTCGCGGCCCGCCTCGCGGCCAGTGATTATGTCGACGTGCAGGTCTCGCTCGACGGCGCCGATGCCGCGGTCAACGACGCCGTGCGGGGGCCGGGCTCCTATGACATGGCCATCCGTGCGCTGGAAAACCTTGCGGCGGCCGGCTTCCGGGACGCGAAGCTGTCGGTGGTGGCGACCAGACACAACATCGGTCAGCTCGACGAGTTCCGCGCCATCGCGGAAAGATACGGCGCCACATTGCGTTTGACCAGGCTGCGGCCGTCGGGACGCGGTGCGGACGTGTGGGACGAACTGCATCCCACCCCTGAACAGCAGCGCGTGCTATACGACTGGTTGCTGCGTAGCGGCGCGGGCGTGCTCACCGGCGACTCGTTCTTCCATCTGTCCGCGTTCGGCCAGGCGCTGCCGGGCCTGAACATGTGCGGCGCTGGACGGGTGGTCTGCCTGGTCGACCCGGTCGGCGACGTCTACGCCTGCCCATTCGCCATTCACGATCGGTTTCACGCGGGCAATGTGGTGGCGGACGGCGGTTTCGGTGCTGTGTGGCGGTCGTCGGAGCTGTTCGCCGAGTTGCGTGAGCCCAGCGGCGGCGGCGCCTGCGCGTCGTGCAGCCACTACGACGCGTGCCGCGGCGGCTGCATGGCGGCGAAGTTCTTCACCGGGCTCCCCGCTGACGGCCCGGACCCCGAATGCGTGCAGGGCTACGGGGAGGCGGCGCTGGCCGACACCGGGCGGATGATCCCGCGCTCGTCGGTCGACCACTCCCGCCGGACGGCGCCGCGCGCCGGTGCGCGCGGGACCGGCCCGATCCCGCTGACGCTGAGCGCGACGCGCCCGGCCGGATTTTCGCCTGAGCGCCGACCTGTCCGAGCCTGTGACGAGAGTCCGCTGGCGTGA
- the mftA gene encoding mycofactocin precursor MftA (Mycofactocin is a small molecule electron carrier derived from the final two amino acids, Val-Tyr, of MftA, the mycofactocin precursor. It plays a role in redox homeostasis and the metabolism of alcohols and aldehydes in Actinobacteria, including Mycobacterium tuberculosis.), which yields METVAARSADETPLVEESLIEEVSIDGMCGVY from the coding sequence GTGGAGACAGTCGCCGCGCGGTCGGCCGACGAGACGCCCCTGGTCGAGGAGAGCCTCATCGAAGAGGTGTCCATCGACGGTATGTGCGGCGTCTACTAG